From Aerosticca soli, a single genomic window includes:
- a CDS encoding DUF6491 family protein: MSRDLPRHLLALSLIAATTGLHATEPAQPAHHPLRPISECLRPDRINEWYLVDSRTAIARTGPDRYQIKLEHDCPRLGIGVPGLLFHASEANRLVGESRICGEVGETVSARNQPPCAIAEVSKIDKATFEALEKQALRSGNGAEPKNPPPPRR; this comes from the coding sequence ATGTCACGTGATCTTCCACGCCATCTGCTGGCACTGTCGCTCATCGCCGCCACCACCGGGCTGCATGCCACCGAACCGGCGCAGCCCGCGCATCATCCGCTGCGCCCCATCTCCGAATGCCTGCGTCCGGACCGGATCAACGAGTGGTATCTGGTCGACTCGCGCACCGCGATCGCACGCACCGGACCCGACCGTTACCAGATCAAGCTGGAGCACGACTGTCCGCGTCTGGGCATCGGCGTGCCTGGGCTGCTGTTCCATGCCAGCGAGGCCAATCGGCTGGTGGGCGAAAGCCGGATCTGCGGCGAAGTCGGCGAAACGGTGAGTGCCCGCAATCAGCCGCCATGCGCCATCGCCGAGGTCAGCAAGATCGACAAGGCCACCTTCGAGGCCCTGGAAAAACAGGCCTTGCGCAGCGGCAACGGCGCAGAACCGAAGAACCCGCCACCACCCCGCCGGTGA
- the egtB gene encoding ergothioneine biosynthesis protein EgtB, with protein MMASPSLAERYLAVRAQTMRLCQGLEAEDMQVQSMPDASPGKWHLAHTTWFFERFVLAGDSRYRIAEPDWHYLFNSYYQTVGPMHARPQRGLLSRPTLAHIHAWRARVDEAMATRLADAVDPAQAATVELGIQHEQQHQELFLTDILHAFWSNPLRPAYDAALSVQARPCAPLRYVPGREGLVEIGHAGDGFAFDNERPRHRTLLGPHALANRLVSQAEYAAFVQDGGYRKPPLWLSDGWAVVQREGWTRPLYWSEDLTAQFTLAGEVALLPDAPVSQLSFFEADAYARWAGARLPTEMEWEAGAQTLPVAGNLLEDRPRLPQSAVGEGLLQMYGDLWEWTASPYVGYPGFKPLPGSLGEYNGKFMNGQWVLRGGSCATPAAHIRATYRNFFPPHARWQFAGLRLARDI; from the coding sequence ATGATGGCGTCTCCTTCGCTGGCCGAGCGTTATCTTGCCGTCCGGGCACAGACGATGCGCCTGTGCCAGGGGCTCGAGGCGGAGGACATGCAGGTGCAATCCATGCCCGATGCCAGTCCCGGCAAGTGGCATCTTGCGCACACGACCTGGTTCTTCGAGCGCTTCGTCCTGGCTGGCGACAGCCGCTACCGCATCGCCGAGCCGGACTGGCATTACCTTTTCAATTCCTACTACCAGACGGTGGGGCCGATGCACGCGCGGCCGCAGCGTGGGCTTCTTTCCAGGCCCACGCTCGCGCACATCCACGCCTGGCGGGCGCGGGTCGACGAGGCGATGGCGACCCGGCTGGCGGATGCGGTCGACCCGGCGCAGGCGGCCACGGTCGAGCTGGGCATCCAGCACGAACAGCAGCATCAGGAGCTATTCCTTACCGACATCCTGCATGCGTTCTGGAGCAATCCGCTGCGCCCGGCCTACGACGCCGCCCTGTCCGTCCAGGCGCGTCCGTGCGCGCCGCTGCGCTACGTTCCGGGCCGCGAGGGACTCGTCGAGATCGGCCATGCCGGCGACGGTTTCGCCTTCGACAACGAGCGGCCGCGCCATCGGACCTTGCTTGGCCCGCACGCCTTGGCCAACCGGCTGGTCAGTCAGGCCGAGTACGCCGCCTTCGTGCAGGACGGCGGCTATCGCAAGCCGCCGCTGTGGTTGTCCGACGGCTGGGCGGTGGTCCAGCGCGAAGGCTGGACGCGCCCGCTGTACTGGAGTGAGGACCTCACTGCGCAATTCACCCTGGCCGGTGAGGTGGCGTTGCTGCCGGATGCGCCGGTCAGCCAGCTCAGCTTCTTCGAGGCCGACGCGTACGCCCGCTGGGCCGGCGCCCGGCTGCCCACGGAGATGGAATGGGAAGCGGGCGCGCAGACGCTGCCGGTGGCGGGCAACTTGCTCGAGGATCGCCCCCGCCTGCCGCAATCGGCTGTCGGCGAAGGCCTGCTGCAGATGTATGGCGATCTGTGGGAATGGACGGCCTCGCCTTATGTGGGCTACCCAGGCTTCAAGCCGTTGCCGGGGTCGCTCGGCGAATACAACGGCAAATTCATGAACGGCCAATGGGTGCTGCGTGGCGGTTCCTGCGCGACGCCCGCCGCCCACATCCGTGCCACCTATCGCAACTTCTTTCCGCCGCATGCGCGTTGGCAGTTTGCCGGCCTGCGTCTGGCGCGCGATATCTGA
- the egtD gene encoding L-histidine N(alpha)-methyltransferase — protein MNTVRPDQDDDGQPSRAQLLALVQRGLRSRPKRLPSWLFYDERGSRLFERICEQPEYYLTRCEIALLERHAADIARAFGPQVRLVEYGSGNAVKTRLLLEQLEDPVCYVPVELAADALRVSVERLGRLFPELPLQPLCADFTRPLRLPVAPRAPRRTVIYFPGSTLGNFESRDAVALLRKMRGEMGEAGGVLVGVDLKKDPAVIEAAYNDAAGVTADFTLNLLVRLNRELGCDFDLDAFRHRARYNRLAGRVETHLVSQRAQEVRVGRMRIRFAAQEAMLVEYSAKYAPAEFAALANRAGLTVRHRWTDPDGMFAAFCLGRASVV, from the coding sequence ATGAACACAGTACGTCCCGATCAGGACGACGATGGCCAGCCGTCGCGGGCGCAGCTGCTCGCGCTGGTGCAGCGCGGCTTGCGTTCGCGGCCCAAACGACTGCCGTCCTGGCTGTTCTACGACGAGCGCGGTTCCCGGCTGTTCGAGAGGATCTGCGAGCAGCCCGAGTATTACCTCACCCGCTGCGAAATCGCGCTGCTCGAGCGGCACGCCGCCGACATCGCCCGGGCGTTCGGTCCGCAGGTGCGGCTGGTCGAATACGGCAGCGGCAATGCGGTCAAGACGCGCCTGTTGCTCGAGCAGCTGGAGGATCCGGTCTGCTACGTGCCGGTGGAGCTGGCGGCCGACGCCCTGCGCGTAAGCGTGGAGCGCCTCGGCCGGCTTTTCCCGGAGCTGCCCTTGCAGCCGCTGTGCGCCGACTTCACCCGGCCGTTGCGGCTGCCGGTGGCGCCGCGGGCGCCGCGCCGCACGGTGATCTACTTCCCCGGTTCCACCCTGGGCAATTTCGAGAGCCGCGATGCGGTCGCGCTCCTGCGCAAGATGCGCGGCGAGATGGGCGAGGCCGGTGGCGTGCTGGTGGGTGTCGACCTCAAAAAGGATCCCGCGGTCATCGAGGCGGCGTACAACGATGCCGCCGGCGTCACCGCGGACTTCACCCTCAACCTGCTGGTGCGGCTCAATCGCGAGCTCGGCTGCGATTTCGATCTCGACGCTTTCCGTCATCGCGCCCGTTACAACCGTCTGGCCGGACGCGTCGAGACCCACCTCGTCAGCCAGCGCGCGCAGGAAGTGCGTGTGGGCCGCATGCGCATCCGGTTTGCCGCGCAGGAGGCGATGCTGGTCGAGTACAGCGCCAAGTACGCGCCTGCCGAATTCGCCGCGCTGGCCAACCGCGCCGGCCTCACCGTGCGGCACCGGTGGACCGATCCGGACGGCATGTTCGCCGCCTTCTGCCTCGGCCGGGCCAGCGTGGTCTGA
- a CDS encoding class I SAM-dependent methyltransferase, translating to MPDTDEAVLSALWLPLLSGELAWPADGRVLFLNARAGAVLGRLAGIDLHCQQDFRPFATALERMGLRVNEPAADARHALVVVWPPRQREAARALFARAWRHCAAGGVVLAAAPNTQGARAAEADLARLAGPLRHLSKHKCRVFWNAPGARPDPVLLADWLALDAPRRNPAGFVSRPGLFAWDRVDPASALLAETLPPTLAGEVADLGAGYGYLAVELIARCPQLAAVDLYEADARALEPARINVAEAMQAHGRSLRVSVYWHDVTAGLPRTYDAIVCNPPFHQGRADLPALGQAFIRAAADALRPQGQLWLVANRHLPYEATLAARFADVRLLAERDGFKALFAQGVRA from the coding sequence ATGCCCGACACCGACGAAGCCGTCCTCAGCGCCTTGTGGTTGCCGCTGCTCAGCGGTGAGCTGGCGTGGCCGGCCGACGGGCGCGTGCTGTTCCTCAATGCCCGCGCCGGCGCGGTGCTGGGGCGGCTGGCCGGCATCGACCTGCATTGCCAGCAGGACTTCCGGCCCTTCGCCACCGCCCTGGAGCGGATGGGCTTGCGGGTGAACGAGCCGGCGGCGGATGCGCGCCATGCCCTGGTCGTGGTCTGGCCGCCGCGTCAGCGCGAGGCGGCGCGCGCGCTCTTTGCCCGCGCCTGGCGTCATTGCGCCGCCGGCGGCGTGGTGCTCGCTGCGGCACCCAACACGCAAGGCGCCCGCGCCGCCGAGGCCGACCTCGCCCGGCTGGCCGGTCCGTTGCGGCATCTTTCCAAGCACAAATGCCGGGTGTTCTGGAACGCGCCGGGTGCGCGGCCGGATCCGGTGCTGCTGGCCGACTGGCTCGCACTGGACGCGCCGCGGCGCAATCCGGCCGGCTTCGTCAGCCGTCCGGGGCTGTTCGCCTGGGACCGCGTCGACCCGGCCTCGGCCCTGCTCGCCGAAACCCTGCCGCCGACGCTGGCCGGCGAGGTCGCCGATCTCGGTGCCGGCTATGGTTATCTGGCCGTCGAGCTCATCGCGCGTTGCCCGCAGCTTGCCGCGGTCGATCTCTATGAAGCCGATGCACGGGCATTGGAGCCCGCGCGCATCAACGTCGCCGAGGCGATGCAGGCGCATGGGCGCAGCCTTCGCGTCAGCGTGTACTGGCACGACGTCACCGCCGGCTTGCCGCGTACTTACGACGCCATCGTCTGCAATCCGCCGTTCCACCAGGGGCGCGCGGACCTGCCCGCGCTGGGACAGGCTTTCATCCGGGCCGCAGCCGACGCCCTGCGACCGCAGGGTCAGCTGTGGCTGGTGGCCAACCGTCACCTGCCGTACGAGGCGACGCTCGCCGCGCGGTTTGCCGATGTGCGCCTGCTCGCCGAACGCGACGGCTTCAAGGCGTTGTTCGCCCAGGGCGTGCGTGCATGA
- a CDS encoding pseudouridine synthase → MKLLRRIANLGYGSRKQVAQMFREGRITDLEGRALYADDDVPHAQVRVDGVPLDPPPGLVLMMHKPLGVTCSRKDPGRLVYDLLPPRYRHRQPALSTVGRLDRDTSGLLLVTDDGQLLHRIISPRAQVAKVYEAELAQDLRGDEGALFASGTLRLEGETTPLLPARLEVLGPRRARLTLTEGRYHQVRRMFAAVGNHVLALYRAAMGRLTLDGLQPGAWRVLAPGEIEAVFQPPQEGAG, encoded by the coding sequence ATGAAGCTGCTGCGTCGGATCGCCAATCTGGGTTATGGCAGCCGCAAGCAAGTGGCGCAGATGTTCCGCGAGGGGCGCATCACCGACCTTGAAGGCCGGGCGCTCTACGCCGACGACGACGTGCCGCACGCGCAGGTGCGCGTGGATGGCGTACCGCTGGATCCGCCGCCCGGCCTGGTGCTGATGATGCACAAGCCACTCGGCGTGACCTGCTCGCGGAAGGATCCGGGGCGCCTGGTCTATGACCTCTTGCCGCCGCGCTATCGGCACCGGCAGCCTGCGCTTTCGACGGTGGGACGGCTGGATCGCGATACCTCCGGGCTGCTGCTCGTCACCGACGATGGTCAGCTGCTGCACCGGATCATCTCGCCGCGTGCGCAGGTGGCCAAGGTCTATGAGGCCGAGCTCGCCCAGGACCTGCGTGGCGACGAGGGCGCGCTGTTCGCCAGCGGCACGCTGCGCCTGGAAGGGGAGACCACGCCGCTCTTGCCCGCTCGGCTCGAAGTGCTGGGGCCGCGCCGCGCGCGCCTGACCCTGACCGAAGGTCGCTACCACCAGGTACGGCGGATGTTTGCCGCCGTCGGCAACCACGTGCTGGCGTTGTATCGGGCGGCCATGGGCCGGCTCACGCTGGATGGATTGCAGCCCGGCGCCTGGCGCGTACTGGCGCCGGGCGAGATCGAGGCGGTGTTCCAGCCGCCGCAGGAAGGGGCCGGCTGA
- the trxC gene encoding thioredoxin TrxC has product MASLTVPCPHCGTLNRVPEERLAEGPVCGRCKRRLFEGQPVELTEANFDAVAARGDLPVLIDFWASWCGPCRGFAPVFVQAARDFEPRLRLGKVDTDAQPNLARRFNIRSIPTLVLLRAGREIARQSGALGPAQLSQFINQALRG; this is encoded by the coding sequence ATGGCCAGCCTGACCGTTCCCTGCCCGCATTGCGGCACGCTCAACCGCGTCCCCGAAGAACGCCTCGCCGAAGGGCCTGTCTGCGGCCGCTGCAAGCGTCGCCTCTTCGAAGGCCAGCCGGTGGAACTCACCGAGGCCAACTTCGACGCCGTGGCCGCCCGCGGCGACCTGCCGGTGCTGATCGACTTCTGGGCCAGCTGGTGCGGCCCCTGCCGCGGCTTCGCCCCGGTGTTCGTCCAGGCCGCCCGCGACTTCGAGCCGCGCCTGCGGCTGGGCAAGGTCGACACCGACGCGCAGCCCAACCTGGCGCGCAGGTTCAACATCCGCAGCATTCCCACCCTCGTACTGCTGCGAGCCGGCCGGGAGATCGCCCGGCAAAGCGGTGCGCTCGGCCCGGCGCAGCTCAGTCAATTCATAAACCAGGCGCTGCGTGGCTGA